Sequence from the Calditrichota bacterium genome:
GCGAGGACGAGGAGATCCCGGCGCAGATGACGCGGGACGTCCTCACCTCGGTAAAGAGGCTTGGTGTGGACTGCATGGGGCTCATCTGTCCCACTTGCTTTGATGAATACGACCTCGGCCAGTTCAAATTGGCGCGCAAGTTTGGCACGCCGTTCGAACTGCCGGTGATCTACTACTTTCAGCTCTTAGGGCTGGCGCAAGGGTACGGACCTCAGGAGATGGGCTTGCATCGCCACAAGGTGAAGGTGGAACCGCTACTGGCGAAGATTGGCGCACAGTGAAGGAGCCATGCAGAAGGGCGTACTGGTCATAGGTGGTGGCATCGCCGGGATTCAGGCGGCATTAGACCTGGCCAATGCACGGGTCAAGGTCTACCTGGTGGAGAGGGCACCCAGCTTGGGCGGCCACATGGCCCAGCTGGACAAGACCTTCCCCACCATGGACTGCTCCATCTGAATCCTCGGCCCGAAGATGATGGATGCCGGTCGGCATCCGAACATCACCCTGTTTACCAACTCGGAAGTGGTCGGCTTGCGCGGCAGTGCGGGCGATTTCACGGCGACCGTGCGCCGCTATCCCCGCTACGTGGACGAGTCGCGCTGCACGGCGTGCGGCAAGTGCAGCGAGGTCTGCCCTGTAGTTGTGCCCAATGAATTCGACGTGGGTCTGGGGGCGCGCAAGGCCATCTATTCGCCTTTTGCCCAGGCAGTCCCCTCAGCCTACATAATCGACTGGGAGAATTGCCTCAACGGGCAGATCATCGTCTGTGGCCAGTGCAGCCGCGCCTGCGAGCGCAAGGCCATCGACTATGACATGCGGGCGCAGGATGTGGAGCTGCCCGTGGGGGCAGTCATTGTCGCCACCGGTTTCGACGTCTTTGACCCGTTTGCCATGAAGACCTACGGCTACAGTGTCTCCCCTGAAGTGATGACCGGCATTGAGTTCGAGCGCATGCTCAACGCCTCCGGGCCCACCCGCGGACACGTGATTCGCCCCTCGGACCGCAAGGTGCCGCGAAGGCTGGCCTTTGTGCAGTGTGTCGGCGTGCGGGGAGAACACGACTGCCAGTACTGCTCGCGGTTCTGCTGCATGAATTCGGTCAAGAACGCCTTGCTTGCCAAAGAGCACGAGCCGGGCATCGAAGAGGTGACCATTTTCTACTCCGACATCCGCGCCTTTGGCAAGGGTTATGAGGGCTTCTTTAACCGTTCCAAGAAATACGACTACATCCGTTACTTTCGCGGCAAGCCGTCGAAGATCGTGCGCGACCAGCAGAGTGGCGAACTGCGCATCTTCGTGGAGAACACTGCGACCGGCAGACCGGAGGTTGTCGTCGCCGACATGGTGGTGTTGGCCTCGGCTGGGGTGCCTGCCGAAGGCACGGCGCGATTGGCGCAGACACTGGGCATCGAACTGGATGAGACCGGCTTTTTCAAGGTCGCAGACCAAGCTGGCGAGCCGTTGGCCACCACCAGAGAGGGCATCTTCCTCTGCGGATGCGCGCGTGGCCCAGAGGACATCCCTGACTCGGTAGCGCAGGGGAGTGGCGCAGCTGCCGCGGCGCAACGCTTTGTGGCCGAGTCGCGTGTGGAGGAGGTGAAACGGGAGATCGTGCCGCTTCCCACCGACGGGCCCCCGCGCATCGGCGTGTTCCTGTGCCATTGTGGGGCAAACATTGCTGGTGTGGTGGATGTGCCAGGCGTAGCGGAGTGGGTGCGGCAACTACCCGGTGTGGTGCACGTGGAGGACAACCTCTTCTTGTGCTCGGACACTGGCCAGAAGCTGATTCAGCAGCGGGTTCTGGAAGAGAGGTTGAATCGAGTGGTGGTGGCTGCCTGTACACCGCGCACGCACGAGCCCATTTTTCAGGAGTCGTTGCGCCTCGTGGGGTTCAATCCCTACCTGTTCGAAATGGTCAACGTACGTGACCAGTGCAGTTGGGTGCACAGCCAGGAGCCTGAGCGGGCCACGCTGCGCGCCAGGGACCAGATCCGCATGGGAGTGGCGCGCGCGCATCGCTTGGAGCCTTTGCAGAAAAGGGAAATTCCCATCGAGCGCAGTGTGCTGGTCATCGGCGGGGGCATCGCCGGCATCGAGGCGGCGCTGCGGCTCGAGGCGCAGGGCTTCTCTGTCCACCTGGTGGAGAAGGAGGAGCAGCTCGGTGGGCGCCTCCGGGAGTTGCACCGCCTGGCGCCTGCCGATTTGCCTGCCCAGGGGCTGTTGCAACGCAAACTGGGCCAGCTGGCAGCCAGCAAGGTGAATGTGCTCACTGGCACAGAGGTCAAGGAAGTGTCGGGCTTTGTCGGCAATTTCGATGTGGTGACCACCGGCGGCCCGCTGCGCGTCGGGGCGCTCATCCTGGCCATTGGCGCGCAGCCCTATCAGCCGACGGAGGAGTTTGCCTATGGCCGTTCTGCGGCGGTGCTCACCAATTTCCAACTGGAGCAGCTCCTTCGCCAGGCGGAAGGGGTACCGCGGATCGGCGGCAAGCCTGTTACGCGCGTGGCCTTCATCCAGTGCGTCGGTTCGCGCGACCCGGAGAAGAA
This genomic interval carries:
- a CDS encoding FAD-dependent oxidoreductase, with protein sequence MQKGVLVIGGGIAGIQAALDLANARVKVYLVERAPSLGGHMAQLDKTFPTMDCSI
- a CDS encoding CoB--CoM heterodisulfide reductase iron-sulfur subunit A family protein, with translation MMDAGRHPNITLFTNSEVVGLRGSAGDFTATVRRYPRYVDESRCTACGKCSEVCPVVVPNEFDVGLGARKAIYSPFAQAVPSAYIIDWENCLNGQIIVCGQCSRACERKAIDYDMRAQDVELPVGAVIVATGFDVFDPFAMKTYGYSVSPEVMTGIEFERMLNASGPTRGHVIRPSDRKVPRRLAFVQCVGVRGEHDCQYCSRFCCMNSVKNALLAKEHEPGIEEVTIFYSDIRAFGKGYEGFFNRSKKYDYIRYFRGKPSKIVRDQQSGELRIFVENTATGRPEVVVADMVVLASAGVPAEGTARLAQTLGIELDETGFFKVADQAGEPLATTREGIFLCGCARGPEDIPDSVAQGSGAAAAAQRFVAESRVEEVKREIVPLPTDGPPRIGVFLCHCGANIAGVVDVPGVAEWVRQLPGVVHVEDNLFLCSDTGQKLIQQRVLEERLNRVVVAACTPRTHEPIFQESLRLVGFNPYLFEMVNVRDQCSWVHSQEPERATLRARDQIRMGVARAHRLEPLQKREIPIERSVLVIGGGIAGIEAALRLEAQGFSVHLVEKEEQLGGRLRELHRLAPADLPAQGLLQRKLGQLAASKVNVLTGTEVKEVSGFVGNFDVVTTGGPLRVGALILAIGAQPYQPTEEFAYGRSAAVLTNFQLEQLLRQAEGVPRIGGKPVTRVAFIQCVGSRDPEKNPNCSRICCVTTVRQARLLRKLGAEVVVFYRDMRTASHGGEEAYRQARGEGVIFVRVPDDRPPEVKPQTAGCHVCAYDALLRDTVEVDVDAVVLAAGLVPREPDTSQFREMLKVPCGPDGFVMERHPKLGPVETTSEGIFVAGCVQGPKGVGDALAQAAAAAAKAAILLSRDKVSLEATTCTVIEERCRACGTCVKICQFHAPELHEVAPGVRVARINEALCKGCGTCASWCPSEAIKARHFTDEQIEAMLEAMLLEEVA